In Bradyrhizobium sp. WBOS07, the genomic window AGCTGATCCTGGTCAACCACATCGGCGCCGAGAGCGGTCCGCGCAAATTGTTCGAGCTCGCCTTCGCGCCGATCGCCCGCCGCCTCGGCTGGCGCCCGGAATTCCCGTGGGCCCGGCTCGAGGGCTGGGCGGCCAGGCACGGCGGCATCACATTGGCCGAGCGCCGCCCCATGCCGCCGATGGGGCACTTTTCGCTGATCCGCTACCGCAAATCGTGATCATGCCGCGGGAACACGCGCCGAGGCCGGCGCGTTCCCTCCCCATGCGCACGACATCAAACATCATCCTGGCCAGCCTGCTGATCGCCGCCTCTGCACCGGCGATCGCGCAGGCTCCGCCCGCCCCGGCGACGCCGCCGCAAGCGACCGCGCCGCCATCCCCGCAACGTGCCGCCGGCTGTGCCCCATCCGACCGGCTCGCCACCACCCCGGACGGCACCACCACCGGCCAGTCCCGGGAACCGCTCGGCGACAAGCTCGCCAAGACCGACGGCGTGCTCTGCCCGCCCTCGGGTGTCGATCCCGACATGCACGCCCCCGCGCCCAGCACCGGGGCCAACACCCCGGTCATCCCGCCTCCGGGCAGCCCGGGCGGCGACCCGAACGTGCGGCCGAAATAGGCCTCGCTGCCATCCCCTAACGACCGTCATGCCCGGGCTTGTCCCGGGCATCCACGTTCTTGGTGACGCAAAGCAAGGCGTGGATGGCCGGGACGAGCCCGGCCGTGACGAACTCATTGAAAAGAGGCCGTATTCACAAGGCGGCTTCCCCCGTCATAGCCTTGCCGAGGGCTGAAAAAGCCGGCCGCTTTGCTTGACTTCCCGCCGCCCCCTTCCTTATATGCCGCGCGTTCGCGAGATCGGCCTCATTCGCCGCCGCGATCCCTGTGGCGGGGTAGCTCAGCTGGTTAGAGCACGGGAATCATAATCCTGGGGTCGGGGGTTCGAGTCCCTCCCCCGCTACCAAGCACAGCCAAGCAGCTGATATTCCTGAGAATCTAGTGCGATCGGCCCCCTGCCGACCGGTTGCATCATGCTCGTCGCATCGCTCTCGTGGCTGCTGGCGACCCGCGCCGCTCGCACTGCATCGATCCGCAATCAGGTGCAGCGTGTTGGAAATGTCCGACCATCTTGAACTCGCAGTGCTTCATCGGAGCGGCGGCGGAAGCCCCGCGAAGAAGGAACGGTACACGTTCGATTTTGTCGTCAACGGGCAATCTCTCTTTGCTGTCACCGGTGCTGCCAGCTTCGATTTGGCCGGTTGTCTTTCGGTCCCTCAACGAGAGCCCGAGCTTTCCCTTCGCTTCAACGACGAACTCGCGCAACGTCTGACGGCCGTTCCGATCGGCGGGAGTTACCGCGTAGCTCTGTATGTTTGTCCGGAATGCGGAGATCTCGCGTGCGGAGCAATCACGGCGCTCGTGTCGCGGAGCGACGGCGTCGTGCATTGGTCCGAGTTTGCGCACGAGAACGGAGATGACAGCGAGGCCAAAATCTCAACGGTCGGCCCCTTCGCGTTCGACTGGACATCGTACGTGGCTGAAATAGAACGAGCTTGCGCTGCACGATAACGGGTAGAACACTTGCGAAACCCATCACGCTTTACGTCGGGTGGTATCGATGGGTTTCGCTTCACTCTACCGCTCATGCGGGGCTGGCCGCTCTCCATCTGTTGATGCGCAAGATCATCCGTGCTGCGGCGGAATGGAGCTCCCGTCGCACAGTCCGCTATTGCTCTCTGCCTTGATGGCCGGCATCCTCGGATCAATCGCGCGGAAAAGCGACCCCGACGAAGGTCCGGCGCGAGGGGAGGTGTGGGCCATGTTGGCGTTGCGGATCGTCGTGCAGCCCAGTGCGCCCGAATTGATGCTCGCTCCCACCGTGGAGGCGTTCGCCCCAAAATGTCCAAGGAAGGAAGCACGCGATGAGGATGATCAAAGGGCCTGCGATATTTCTCGCTCAGTTCGCGGGCGATGCGGCGCCGTTCAATTCGCTCGATGCAATCTGCGGATGGGCGGCCTCGCTGGGCTACAAGGGGATTCAGATTCCGAGCTGGGACGGGCGGCTGTTCGACCTGACCAAGGCCTCGGAGTCCCAGAGCTATGCCGACGAGGTGAAGGGGATTGCGGCGCGACACGGCCTTGCCATCACCGAGCTGTCGACCCATTTGCAAGGCCAGCTCGTCGCCGTTCACCCGGCCTATGATGCGGCCTTCGACGGCTTCGCCGCGCCGGAGGTGCGTGGCAACCCCAAGGCCCGCACCGAATGGGCGGTGGATCAGGTCAGGCGCGCCATCCTGGCGTCGCGGCGGCTCGGGCTCAGCGCCCAGGCGACGTTCTCCGGCGCGCTGGCCTGGCCCTACGTCTATCCCTGGCCGCAGCGTCCCGCCGGCCTGATCGAGACCGCCTTCGACGAGCTCGCCAGGCGCTGGCGGCCGATTCTCGACTATGCCGACGAGCAGGGTGTCGATCTCGCCTACGAGATCCATCCTGGCGAGGACCTTCACGACGGTGTCTCCTACGAAATGTTCCTCGAACGGGTGAACAACCATCCGCGCGCGAACCTGCTCTACGATCCCTCGCACTTCGTGCTGCAACAGCTCGACTATCTCGACTACATCGACATCTACCACCAGCGCATCAAGGCGTTTCACGTCAAGGACGCCGAGTTCAATCCGACCGGCCGCCAGGGCGTCTATGGCGGGTTCCAGAGCTGGGTCGACCGCGCCGGCCGCTTTCGCTCGCTCGGCGACGGCCAGGTCGATTTCGGCGCAATCTTCTCCAAGCTCACGCAATACGATTACGGCAGCTGGGCGGTGCTCGAGTGGGAGTGTGCCCTGAAACACCCCGAGCAAGGCGCGCGCGAGGGCGCCGAGTTCATCCGCAACCACATCATCGAGGTGACGGAGAAGGCCTTCGACGATTTCGCCGGCAGCGGTACCGATGCGGCCGCCAACCGCAAGATGCTCGGCATCTCCTGAACGAAAGGCTGCAACATGGCGATCGAAGCAAGCGGTGAAACCGGCGGCCATCGCCGCATCCGTCTCGGCATGGTCGGCGGCGGCCAGGGCGCGTTCATCGGTGCCGTCCACCGCATTGCCGCGCGCATCGACGACCAGTTCGAGCTGGTGGCCGGCGCGCTGTCGTCGGATCCAATTCGCGCCAAGACCTCCGCGAAGGAGCTCGGCATCGCCGACGGCCGGGCCTATGGCTCGTTCGAGGAGATGGCGCAGGCCGAAGCGGCGAGGGCGGACGGCATCGAGGCGGTCGCGATCGTGACGCCCAATCATATGCATAGCCCGGTCGCGAAAGCTTTCCTGGGAGCCGGCATCCACGTCATCTGCGACAAGCCGCTGACCACGACCGTTGCCGAGGCCGAGGAACTGGTGGCGCTGGTCAGGAAGACGGGCCGGATCTTCGTCGTCACGCACAATTACACCGGCTATCCCATGATCCGGCAGGCCCGCGCCATGGTCGCGAACGGCGATCTCGGCGAGATCCGTCTCGTCCAGGCCGAGTATCTGCAGGATTGGCTGACCGAGCCATTGGAGGCCACCGGCCAGAAGCAGGCGGCATGGCGCACGGACCCGTCCCGGTCCGGCGCCGGCGGGTGCATCGGCGACATCGGCACCCACGCCTACAATCTCGCCTGCTTCGTCACCGGGCTCGAGCTCGACGCGCTGCTCGCCCAATTGTCGACCTTCGTCGAGGGCCGGCGGCTCGACGATGACGTGCAGATCTTCCTCAAGTGGAAGGGCGGCGCCAAGGGCATGCTGTGGGCGAGCCAAATCGCCGTCGGCAACGAGAACGGGCTCAAGCTGCGCGTCTACGGCAGCAAGGGCGGTCTCGAATGGGCGCAGGAGAATCCGAACCAGCTCTGGTTCACGCCTTACGGCAAGCCCAAACAGCTACTGACCCGCGGCGGCGCCGGTGCATCGGGCGCGGCGGCGAGGGTCACTCGCATCCCGTCGGGGCACCCCGAGGGCTACCTCGAGGGCTTCGCGACGATCTATGCCGAGGCGGCGCGCGCCATCCGCGCGGCCGCGGCCGGTGAAGAGCCGCCGCCCGACGTTATCTTTCCGACGGTCGAGGATGGCCTCGCAGGCGTGAAGTTGATCGATGCCGCGGTGAAATCGTCTGCGGGCAACGGCGTCTGGGTTCGGATGACCTAAGGCGGTCGCGATGACTTCGCTTCGTCGAGGACCGCCGAGTGAGGACAAATTGCACGGCATTCGCGTGTCGCGTCATGCGACCTCTCGCGGCGTTCTGGCTCCGCACGAACGATACATCAAATGCGAGCAAATGTGCCGCCCTACAATTCGCATTCTGCCTATGGGCTACTTCACACATCCGAACTTTGCGGTCTCACAAATTGCTGACACGGTGCCAAGCGAGTTCCGTTGCTTTGTCTAACTCAGATTGTATGGTGGCCATAAGAGCATTCGGCCTGATCGACGATGTGCGGCCAATCGGCGCTGTCCGCATCTTTGGTGATCATGATCACAGGAAGAGTGTTCGCCCCTGAGTAGAATGAGGGACAGAGGACAATGACCGAAGGATTAGGACAATGTCGCTGCTCCAGATCAATCTCTTCGGCGGTGTCGAGGTCATGCGTGCCTCCGGCGAGTCGGTGTTGATCCCCAGCCGCAAGGCTGCAACTCTCCTTGGCTATGTGGCGCTCAGTTCCCCTCGGGCCATTTCTCGCGGCAAGCTCGCGACCCTGTTGTGGGACGGTCAGTTCGGCGATCGCGCCCGCGCCAGCCTTCGACAGGCTCTGCTCACATTGCGGCGTGAATTGCCGCAATATTCCGACGTGATCGCGGCCGATCGCGACGACATCCGCATCTGCCCGAACGCCATAAGCACCGATGTCGGGGAATTCGAGCGGCTCCTGTCGGATGGAGATCCCGAACGATTGTCTCGCGCGGCGATGCTGTATCGGGGAGACCTTCTCGAGGGCATCAGTTCGACCTCATGCCAGTTCGAAGCCTGGCTGTCTGCCGAGCGCCAGCGACTGAGGACAAAGGCGATGCAGGCGCTTGCGGGCCTGCTGGACGCGGACGGGCGCGAGCACATGGACATCGCGATCGCGCTCGCGCTGCGTATCGTCGCGATCGACCCGCTTCAGGAGCAGGTTCATCGCATCTTGATGCGCTGCTACGCGCAGCAAGGTCGCCGTACCGACGCGCTACGTCAGTACGATCTTTGCCGCTCCGTGCTGTGGCGGGACGTTCGCGCGGTGCCGGAGCAGGAGACCGAACAGCTGCAGCGCGACATCCGCCGCATGTTCCACGCTGCGCCCCTGAGACCTGCCTCGGTCAAATTACAGCGGGCCAAGAACTTTGACGCAACTTTCACGCTCGGCGTGACGCCTGCATCACGATCCTGGTCGTAGCCTTAGCCGCTCGCACAATCGTGCGTAGTGATCCCGACTCCCTTCAGGGAACGCGTGTCGCTCGCGGGTCAGGCACTTCATCAGGAGACTTTGATCATGACTGGAACACAGCAAGGATATGAGGACTACGGCCAATTGGACCCGCAGGGGATATTCGGCTCCATCCTCGGCGGTGCGGCCGGACGCGTTATCGGCAATCTGCTCGGCGGCAAGAGGGGAAAGAATATCGGCGGCGCCATAGGTAACATCGGCGGAGGTTTCCTGCCGTTTTCCGCCGGTCCGGAAACGCCGCAAGCTTCTGTGCAAAATTCTGTGCAGGTCTCCGACATGGAGCTGCAGAGCTTCTGGAGCGTGCTGAAGAAGATCGGCCAGGGCGTGCAGACCGGCGTGAATATCGGTCACCAGCTCGGCGTGTTCAGCGCCGGCCAGCCCGGCCTGCAGCCGGCCGCGGCGCAAGTCTCCGACATCGAGTTGCAGAGCTTCTGGAGCGTGTTGAAGAAGATCGGGCAGGGCGTGCAGACCGGCCTCGATGTCGGCAAGCAGCTCGGCGTGTTCAACGCCGGCCAGCCTGGCCTGCAACCCGCGACGGAGCAGGTCTCCGACATGGAGCTGCAGAGCTTCTGGAGCGTGCTGAAGAAGATCGGCAAGGGCGCCCAGACCGGCCTCGACATCGGTCGGCAGCTCGGCGTGTTCAACGCCGGCCAGCCCGGATTTCAACCCGCAACGGAGCAGGTCTCCGACATGGAGCTGCAGAGCTTCTGGAGCGTGCTGAAGAAGATCGGCAAGGGCGTGCAGACCGGCCTCGATGTCGGCAAGCAGATCGGCGTGTTCAGCGCCGGCCAGCCCGGCCTTCAACCCGCGCAGGAGCAGGTCTCCGACATGGAGCTGCAGGGCTTCTGGAGCGTGCTGAAGAAGATCGGCAAGGGCGTGCAGACCGGCATCGATGTCGGCAAGCAGATCGGCGTGTTCAGCGCCGGCCAGCCCGGATTTCAACCCGCGCCGGAGCAGGTCTCCGACATGGAGCTGCAGAGCTTCTGGAGCGTGCTGAAGAAGATCGGCCAGGGCGCCCAGACCGGCCTCGACATCGGTCGCCAGCTCGGCGTGTTCAACGCCGGCCAGCCCGGCCTGCAGCCGGCTGCGGCGCAGGTCTCCGACATGGAGCTGCAGAGCTTCTGGAGCGTGCTGAAGAAGATCGGCCAGGGTGCCCAGACCGGCCTCGATATCGGTCGGCAGCTCGGCGTCTTCAACGCCGGCCAGCCCGGTGGCACGATGCACTAGACCCAACGCGCGGAGGGCGGGCGAACGCCCGCCCTCCACGCACAGATGACAAGGGAAACCAGATGGCGGATTCAAACACGTCGCAGCAATTCATCGTGCAGGGAGACCCGGTCCAATCCGGTGAGCTCAACGACCACTTGCAGCGTGAACCCGACGTGAAGCGAGTCGCGCAGGTCGCACCCGACGTCGTCATTCTTGCGATGACGAAGACACAGGCCGACCGCCTGAAATCGAGGTTTGCCACGCTCGTGGTTGAACCGGATTCGGCGCTGAAGCCGTTCGATGCCGACTGATTTCTGTGGGCAAACATTGGACACGCAAAACATCAAGGAGGCCGCAGATGGCCACGAGAGGAAAATCAGGACCTTCCGCACAGGGCGAGCACGGTGCGAACGAAGCGGCGACAAACGGCAACGGCGCGATTCCCGAGCATGGCGACAGCCCGTCACCGGCACGCGGGCAGGGGGCCGCAACGATCGCACCGCGCCCGGCGCAATTCATGATCGCGCCGCAGCAGCAACCCGGGCTTGCGACCTTCAGCATCGATTTTCTGACCCAGCAGCTCACCAGCAGCCCCGACATCGAAGTGGTGAAGACGGTGCCTGCGCCGCGCCTGTTCGGATTTCAGAGCGCAGATCTCGGACAAGTGCCGCTCAGTCCGCTGGTCCTCGCCAAGATGACTCCCGACAAGGCCAGGGTGCTGCAGACCCAGGCGGGAGAGCGTTGCGCGGTGGAGCGTGACGAGCGGCTGACCTACATGCTCGACCCGACGACGCCGCAGCTTCCCAATCCGGGGGTGCTGACGCCGCTGGCCGACGGCTTCACTGTGACCATCGAAGTCCTGGGCCAGGACGGCCCGCTGCCCGGCGCCGAGGTTTATGTGTTCGGCAGCATGTGGCCGGCACAGGCCATCACCGACGCCACGGGCCGCGCCACGGTGACGCTCCAAGGCGAAACTCCCGAGACCATCCGCTCGATCCTGGTCAAGCCGAAGATCGACTACTGGACCTTCTGGCTCGATCGTCCGCAGCTCGTTCCCAACAATGTCAACCGGATCGTGGTGAGGGCGCTCGGCGCAGTCTTGCGAAGCTTCCCCGGCCAGCAATTGACCGGTTGGGGTGAGCGCGCCATGGGCCTCGATCGCGTTCCGCCGTCCTTTGATGGCGCCGGTATCAAGATCGCGGTCATCGATTCCGGCCTGGCGCCGACCCATCGCAACCTGCGCGGCATTACGGAAGGCACCAGCATCGTCGGCAATGACAAGGCGGCCTGGACCGTCGACACGATCGGCCATGGCTCGCATTGCGCTGGGATCATCGCCGGCGGCCCCATCGGCTCCGGCGGCGGAATCCGCGGCTTCGCTCCCGCGGCGGAAATCCATGTCTGCCGCATCTTCCCGGGCGGCCGGTTCAGCGATCTCGTCTCGGCGCTCGATTATTGCATGGAGCATGGCATCGACGTCGCCAATATGAGCCTCGGTGGCGGCGAGCCCTCGCGGATCATCGAGGAACGAATCGTCCGCGCCAAGGAAAGGGGCATGGCCTGTATCATTGCTGCGGGGAATTCCTCGGGGCCGGTGCAGTTTCCGGCTTCGACGCCGCATTGCCTGGCGGTCGCCGCGTTGGGCAAGTGGGGCGAGTTTCCCGAGGATAGCTACCATTCGCAGCAAGCCCTCGACGGTTTCCAGAGCCGCGATGGATATTTTCCGGCCAAGTTCTCCTGCTTCGGGCCGGAGATCGACGTCTGTGCGCCGGGTGTGGCGATCGTCTCATCGCTTCCCGCCGATGGTTTCGGTGCATGGGACGGTACCTCGATGGCGACGCCGCATGTCACCGGCCTGGCCGCGCTTGTGCTGGCGCACCATCCGGACTTCACCAAAGGCAGCTTCCAGAATCGCGATGCACGCCGGGTCGAGCGGCTGTTCCAGATCCTGAAGGAAACCGCCACGCCGCTGCAATTCGGTGACCCGAATCGTGCCGGCGCGGGACTGCCGAACGCGATGCGGGCGCTCGGCCTGGAAACCGGAATCGCTCCGGTTGCCGCCGCTGCGTCTGGAACCGATCCCTCGCTGGCAGCGCTGCGTCGCCTGCTTGGATTGCGGCCGGTCGAAGCGCCGAGCATGATTCCGGCGGGCGCGATGACGCCACAGTCCATTGGTCCCATGCCGAACGGTTCGAGCCACGTCGCGCGCGGTCCGGCCCATGTCGCCAATGGAATCGCCCCCATGATGATGGATCCCGATCCAGCTCAGATCCGGCAGCTCATGCACAAGGTCGGATTGCTGTAACGCGCGTCCTTGTGGCCTTGAACGCGGGGCACGGCACCAGCTGTGCCCCGCGCGTTTTCTGACGCGGAGCGATCATTGCGACAGCTTCACGAAATCTGAAAATTTCAGATTTCGTACCAGCGAGGCTGACATGGCGAGTATGCTTCGTTGGTGCTTTGGGCGACACCAAATGCCCTGTGTCGCCACGCCGTCAACCCCTCGCCGCAAAAATATTCCTCTTTACCGAAATTCGGAAATGGCGTATGTGTCGGCCATCCCGGCTCACCAGGAGGGGCGATCTCGAGGTCGTCTTGATCGCGAGCCGGGCTTGCGGTGGACGCGGCAGCGTCGGCATGAGAGGTGCGGGCAGGGCGGGTAGTCCCTGTGAGCCCGTGGCCGCGTGTAGACGAACGGCGCTGCCAGGCTTCGTCTCGTCTGTAAGTTTCGCAGCTTCGTCGACAGGGCTGGGAATACTGCAGGTGAAATGGCGGGCCGTGCGTACGGCAAAACCGTGTGGTCCTGGCCGTCGTTGCTACGGTCAAGCCGGATCGAAGATGTGCGCGAGCCCAACCGGGCGGACGGCATCGTCAATTCGAACGGCGAGGGAGGCCAGAAGGACATTCGGCTCCCGGGAGAGCGCGGCATAAGCCGTCCGACCATCGCGCAGGGAAGGCCGAGTGATCGGCACCACCTGTATGCTGCTGTGCGGTTCTTCTGCGTGTGCATTTTGCGCAGCAGACCGCGGGTGCGTTGTCAGCACCCGGCCTTCCCTGCGCCCTCTTGGATATAAGGGTGCGAAGATGAAGCAAAGCTCGGGCGAATTCAGCCGCGAGAACGAGAAGGCGTGTCTATGAGTCGAGGTATCTGCCACAAACGCGATCTCGTAGGGTGGGCAAAGCGCAGCGTGCCCACGCGCCTATCGCCGCATCGGACAGATCGTGGGCACGGCGCAAGGGCGCCTTTGCCATCCTACGGCTGTGCGGTTCTTCTGCGTGTGCATTTGCCTCTTGAACGAGAGGGTGAAGTGGTCAAGCAAAGCTCGGGCGAAAATCGTCGCGAGGCTGCGAAGTCGTGCCCCAATCCCTGAACTCCCTACACAGCCATCAGCGTCCGAGAGCCGCGTGATCCAGCACGTCTCCCTGGCCGCTTCGGCTCATGTCTTCAGTTTTGCCGGCATTCTGCTCGGCTTCGTACACGACGCCGATGGTCCGGAGGATGCTGGACGGATTGACGCTGATCGAGTCGATCCCAAGCCCGGCCAGAAACCGTGCGATCTCCGGATAGTTCGCCGGTGCCTCGCCGCAGATGCCGATATGGCGGCGGTTGCGCTTGGCGCCGTCGACGGCGAGTCTCAGCATTTCCAGCATGCCGGGATCGCGCTCGTCGAAGTCGAAGGCGACGATGTCGGAATCCCTGTCGACCCCAAGCGTGAGCTGGGTCAAATCGTTCGAGCCGATCGAGAAGCCGTCGAACAGCTCCGCGAACCGGTCGATCAGGATGACGTTGTTGGGAATCTCGCACATCACGTAGATCTCGAGCCCGTTCTCGCCCTGCTTCAGCCCCTGCTGGGCCATGGTCTGGATGACATTGCGGGCTTCCTCGACGCGCCGGCAGAACGGAATCATGACCTTCAGGTTGGTCAGGCCCATGTCGTTGCGGACCCGCCGCAAGGCGGCGCATTCCAGTGCAAAGCCCGCGGCATAGGCGGGGTGGGCGTAGCGGGCCGCGCCGCGGAAGCCGAGCATCGGGTTCTCCTCCCGCGGCTCGAAATCGGCGCCGGCTGTGAGATTGGCATATTCATTGGTCTTGAAATCGGACAGGCGAACGATGACCGGACGCGGGAAGAACGCGGCCGCGATCGTACCTACGCCCTCCGAGAGGCGCTCGACGAAGAAGTCCGAGGACTTCCTCCAGCGCCGGGTGATCTGCTCGATCAATCGCCGGTCCTTGGCGGATTTCACCTGCTTCGGCTTTGCCAGCGCCATGGGGTGAATGCCGATGTGCTGGTTGATGATGAATTCCATGCGCGCCAGGCCGACGCCGTCGTTCGGCATCATGGCGGTCTTGAAGGCGAGCTCTGGATTGCCGAGATTGACCATGATCTTGGTGCGCGGCTTCCTCAGTGCCGCGGTCGCGACTCGCTCGACGTCGAAGGGCAGGCGGCCGGCATAGACATGGCCGATGTCGCCCTCGGCACAGGATACGGTCACGTTGGTGCCGGTCTTCACCTTCCTGGTGATGCCTTCGATCCCGACCACGGCGGGAACGCCGAGCTCGCGGGCAACGATGGCGGCATGGCAGGTCCGGCCGCCATGCTCGGTGACGATCGCGGCAGCGATCTTCATGACCGGCTCCCAGTCCGGGCTGGTGGCCGGCGCGACCAGGACCTCGCCCGGCTTGAAGGCGCGCAGATCCTGCTTCTTTCTAATCAGCCGGACCTTGCCGGCCGCGATCTTCTCGCCGACGGCGCGGCCTTCGCCGAGCACCGCCGCGGCATTCGGCTTGAGCACATAGTTCTCCAGCGCCTCGGGCGTGCGGCGGGATGCAACCGTCTCGGGCCGGGCCTGGATGATATAGAGCTTGCCGTCGGTGCCGTCCTTGGCCCATTCGACGTCCATCGGTCGCGGATGTCCCGCCTTGTTCGAGTAATGATTCTCGATGACGATCGCGCTCTCGGCAAGGCTGAGGACATCGTCGTCCGAAATGCAAAGACTCTCGCGCTCGCGGCGCGACGTCGGCACGTTGCGCGTGGTGGTGCGACCCCGCGCATAGATCATCTTCTTGTCCTTGGCGCCGATCCGGCGCGACAGCACCGCGCGGAAGCCTGCGTTGAAGGTCGGCTTGTGGACATAGAACTCGTCCGGCTCGACGGCGCCCTGCACGATGTTCTCGCCCAACCCGTAGGCGCCGGTCACGAACACCACGTCGCGAAACCCGGATTCCGTATCGAGCGTGAAGATGACGCCGCTGGACGCGAGGTCCGACCGGACCATCTTCATCACGGCGACTGAAAGCGCGACCTTGAAATGATCGAAGCCGTTGTCGATGCGATAGGAGATCGCGCGGTCCGTGAAGATCGAGGCAAAGCAGCGGCGGCAGGCCTCGAACAGCGCGCGCGCGCCGCGGACGTTGAGAAAGCTGTCGTGCTGTCCGGCGAAGCTCGCGTTCGGCAGGTCCTCGGCGGTGGCCGAGCTGCGGACTGCCACCGCAACGTTCGGCCCGTATTCCTGCTCGAGCTGCCGATAGGCCTCCGCAACCTTCTGCCTGAGGTCGGCGAGGTCC contains:
- a CDS encoding Gfo/Idh/MocA family protein, which translates into the protein MAIEASGETGGHRRIRLGMVGGGQGAFIGAVHRIAARIDDQFELVAGALSSDPIRAKTSAKELGIADGRAYGSFEEMAQAEAARADGIEAVAIVTPNHMHSPVAKAFLGAGIHVICDKPLTTTVAEAEELVALVRKTGRIFVVTHNYTGYPMIRQARAMVANGDLGEIRLVQAEYLQDWLTEPLEATGQKQAAWRTDPSRSGAGGCIGDIGTHAYNLACFVTGLELDALLAQLSTFVEGRRLDDDVQIFLKWKGGAKGMLWASQIAVGNENGLKLRVYGSKGGLEWAQENPNQLWFTPYGKPKQLLTRGGAGASGAAARVTRIPSGHPEGYLEGFATIYAEAARAIRAAAAGEEPPPDVIFPTVEDGLAGVKLIDAAVKSSAGNGVWVRMT
- a CDS encoding BTAD domain-containing putative transcriptional regulator, giving the protein MSLLQINLFGGVEVMRASGESVLIPSRKAATLLGYVALSSPRAISRGKLATLLWDGQFGDRARASLRQALLTLRRELPQYSDVIAADRDDIRICPNAISTDVGEFERLLSDGDPERLSRAAMLYRGDLLEGISSTSCQFEAWLSAERQRLRTKAMQALAGLLDADGREHMDIAIALALRIVAIDPLQEQVHRILMRCYAQQGRRTDALRQYDLCRSVLWRDVRAVPEQETEQLQRDIRRMFHAAPLRPASVKLQRAKNFDATFTLGVTPASRSWS
- a CDS encoding S8 family serine peptidase codes for the protein MATRGKSGPSAQGEHGANEAATNGNGAIPEHGDSPSPARGQGAATIAPRPAQFMIAPQQQPGLATFSIDFLTQQLTSSPDIEVVKTVPAPRLFGFQSADLGQVPLSPLVLAKMTPDKARVLQTQAGERCAVERDERLTYMLDPTTPQLPNPGVLTPLADGFTVTIEVLGQDGPLPGAEVYVFGSMWPAQAITDATGRATVTLQGETPETIRSILVKPKIDYWTFWLDRPQLVPNNVNRIVVRALGAVLRSFPGQQLTGWGERAMGLDRVPPSFDGAGIKIAVIDSGLAPTHRNLRGITEGTSIVGNDKAAWTVDTIGHGSHCAGIIAGGPIGSGGGIRGFAPAAEIHVCRIFPGGRFSDLVSALDYCMEHGIDVANMSLGGGEPSRIIEERIVRAKERGMACIIAAGNSSGPVQFPASTPHCLAVAALGKWGEFPEDSYHSQQALDGFQSRDGYFPAKFSCFGPEIDVCAPGVAIVSSLPADGFGAWDGTSMATPHVTGLAALVLAHHPDFTKGSFQNRDARRVERLFQILKETATPLQFGDPNRAGAGLPNAMRALGLETGIAPVAAAASGTDPSLAALRRLLGLRPVEAPSMIPAGAMTPQSIGPMPNGSSHVARGPAHVANGIAPMMMDPDPAQIRQLMHKVGLL
- the ppsA gene encoding phosphoenolpyruvate synthase: MSGNPYVRWFEDLGLDDVGMVGGKTASLGELYSMLSRRGISVPNGFALTAAAYRAALLQQGAWEELRKLLAGLDKRHIADLARRGAAARDIVYAATDLADLRQKVAEAYRQLEQEYGPNVAVAVRSSATAEDLPNASFAGQHDSFLNVRGARALFEACRRCFASIFTDRAISYRIDNGFDHFKVALSVAVMKMVRSDLASSGVIFTLDTESGFRDVVFVTGAYGLGENIVQGAVEPDEFYVHKPTFNAGFRAVLSRRIGAKDKKMIYARGRTTTRNVPTSRRERESLCISDDDVLSLAESAIVIENHYSNKAGHPRPMDVEWAKDGTDGKLYIIQARPETVASRRTPEALENYVLKPNAAAVLGEGRAVGEKIAAGKVRLIRKKQDLRAFKPGEVLVAPATSPDWEPVMKIAAAIVTEHGGRTCHAAIVARELGVPAVVGIEGITRKVKTGTNVTVSCAEGDIGHVYAGRLPFDVERVATAALRKPRTKIMVNLGNPELAFKTAMMPNDGVGLARMEFIINQHIGIHPMALAKPKQVKSAKDRRLIEQITRRWRKSSDFFVERLSEGVGTIAAAFFPRPVIVRLSDFKTNEYANLTAGADFEPREENPMLGFRGAARYAHPAYAAGFALECAALRRVRNDMGLTNLKVMIPFCRRVEEARNVIQTMAQQGLKQGENGLEIYVMCEIPNNVILIDRFAELFDGFSIGSNDLTQLTLGVDRDSDIVAFDFDERDPGMLEMLRLAVDGAKRNRRHIGICGEAPANYPEIARFLAGLGIDSISVNPSSILRTIGVVYEAEQNAGKTEDMSRSGQGDVLDHAALGR
- a CDS encoding sugar phosphate isomerase/epimerase — translated: MRMIKGPAIFLAQFAGDAAPFNSLDAICGWAASLGYKGIQIPSWDGRLFDLTKASESQSYADEVKGIAARHGLAITELSTHLQGQLVAVHPAYDAAFDGFAAPEVRGNPKARTEWAVDQVRRAILASRRLGLSAQATFSGALAWPYVYPWPQRPAGLIETAFDELARRWRPILDYADEQGVDLAYEIHPGEDLHDGVSYEMFLERVNNHPRANLLYDPSHFVLQQLDYLDYIDIYHQRIKAFHVKDAEFNPTGRQGVYGGFQSWVDRAGRFRSLGDGQVDFGAIFSKLTQYDYGSWAVLEWECALKHPEQGAREGAEFIRNHIIEVTEKAFDDFAGSGTDAAANRKMLGIS